The nucleotide sequence CGCTGCGGCCACCTTGCGCAAATCTCGCAACAATGCTACACTACACGCGGGAGGGAAAACGTGGCGCAAGCACTGTACCGCAAATGGCGATCCCAGACGTTTGACGAAGTGGTGGGCCAGGAGCACGTGGTGCGCACGCTCACCAGCGCGCTGGCGCAAGGGCGCATCGCCCACGCCTACCTGTTCGCAGGGCCGCGCGGCACGGGCAAGACGACCATGGCCCGCCTCTTGGCCAAGGCCGTGAACTGCCTGGCCGAGGACGGCCCCAAGCCCTGCAACCGGTGCGCCGTCTGCCAGGCCCTCAACGAGGGACGGCTGATTGACCTCATTGAGATTGACGGCGCCTCCAACCGCGGCATTGACGAGGTGCGCACCCTGCGCGAACAGGTGAACTTCTCGCCCAACGTGGCGCGGTACAAGGTGTACATCATTGACGAAGTGCACATGCTCACGCCCGAGGCGTTCAACGCGCTCCTCAAGACGCTGGAGGAACCCCCCGCCCATGTCATTTTCATCCTGGCCACCACCGAGGTGCACAAGTTGCCCCCCACCATCATCTCGCGGTGCCAGCGTTTTGACTTCCGCCGCATCCCCCTGGACCTCATCACCCAGCGGCTCAGGCTCATCGCGGACACGGAGGGAATCCACGCGGAGCAGGCGGCGCTGGAACTCATCGCCCGGAGCGCCACCGGCAGCATGCGCGACGCGATCTCGCTACTGGATCAACTCTCGGCCTACGGGAGCGACTCCATCACGCGCGAACAAGTGCAGGCGATGCTGGGCGCGGTGTCGGTGGAGCCTCTCGCCGACCTGGTGGACGCCGTGATTCACGACGACCTCAAAGCGGCGCTGGGGATTGTGGCGCAGTTGGTGGATCAAGGGCTGGATCCGCGCCAGTTGACCGCCGAACTGCTGGACTACGCACGGGATCTGTTGCAGGTGAAGGCGGGCAATCCCCCCGCCCTGACCGCAGCGAGCGCCCAGGCCGAGAGCCGCATGCGCGCCCAGGCCGAGGCGTTGCGCGTGGACGATCTGCTTCGCCTGTCGCGCCTGCTCACCCAGGCGAGTTTGGAGATCAAGGGCAACATCCTGCCCCAGTTGCCGCTGGAACTGGCGCTGACCGAGGCCATCCTCAAGCCTGAGGCCCGGCCCGCGCAAGCGTCGCAAGCCGCGCCCGCGCCGACATCCACAACGCGCCCCGCGGCGCCGCGTGAGGCGCCCAAGCCGCAACCGGTGGTAGGCCCGCAGGCAAAGCGCGAAGAGCCGACGATGGTGGAAGCAGCAGCGGGCGCGCCCGCGACGCCACCGGCGGCAAGCGCGGGGGTCGTGGATTTGGACGCCGTGCAATGGCGCTGGAACGACTTTGTGGAGAATCTTCGCAATTGCAATCCGCGGACGCAGGCCCTGTCGGCGCAGGCCCTGCTGCGCTCCGGCGTGCCCATGAGCGTGGACGGGGACGTGATTGTCATCGGTTTCCCATCCGAGTTCCATCGGAAGAAGATCAGCGAGGATGCGCCCAAGGCGTTGGTGGAGAAGGCGCTGGCCGAGGCGCTGGGAGTGCCGCGCTGCGCCATCCGCGGGGTTGTGGTGTCGCCGCAGGAACTGAAAGCGGCGGCGGAAGCGGCGCGCGCGGGCGCAAATCGCAAGGCGCCGACGCCGGCCACGCCCGACGCTGCCGTGCGCGAGGCGGCGGATCCGCTTGTGGAGTACGCGGCCAATAACTTGGGCGCGGTGGCGAAGCCCATCGCGCCCGAGGAATCATCATCCGTTGGGGAGGAAACGTCGTGAGCAAGGGAAAAGGGGGATGGAGAGCGCCGTCCGGAGGCGGGGGCGGCATGGGCGGCCTCTTGCAGCAACTCCAGCGCATGCAAGAGGAAATGGCCAAAATCCAGGAGTCGCTGAAGGATGAGACGGTTACCGCCACGGTCGGCGGCGGCGTCGTTACGGTCGTCATGAACGGCCACCAGGAACTGGTTTCGCTGACCATCAAGCCCGAAGCGGTGGACCCAGACGATGTGGAAATGCTCCAGGACATGCTCATGGCCGCCTTCAAGAGCGCCCAGGAGCAGGCCCGCGACCTGGCAGCCCAGCGGCTCGGTGCAGTTACCGGCGGGATGTCCGTTCCAGGGCTGATGTAGACCCGCCGCCTTTCGGCATGGGGAGGGTTGCATGGGTTCGCGCGTTCTACCCGAACCCGTAGAACGGCTGATAGAGGAATTCAGCCGCCTGCCCGGGATCGGGCCCAAGACGGCTTCGCGGCTCGCGTTCTTCCTGTTGCGCGCCCCGAAGGAACAGGCGCAGCAACTGGCCGAGGCGTTGCAACAACTCCGCGAGCGCATCACATTCTGCCAGGTTTGCCACAACATCAGCGAGACCTCGCCGTGCCCGGTCTGCGCCGACGAGACCCGCGACCACGGCCTCATCTGCGTGGTGGAGGAGCCGCTGGATGTCGTCGCCGTGGAGCGGACGCGGGAGTTTCGCGGGGTCTATCACGTGCTGCACGGGGTGATTTCGCCGGTGGACGGCGTGGGGCCCGAGGACTTGAAGATAGAGTCGCTCCTGGAGCGCGTGCGGCAGGGCGGTGTGCGCGAGGTCATCGTCGCCACGAACCCCAATATGGAGGGCGAGGCCACGGCCATGTACCTGGCGCGGCTTCTGGCGCCGCTGGGCGTGCGCGCCACGCGCCTGGCCCGCGGGCTGCCCATGGGAGGCGACCTGGAGTACGCCGACGAGATCACGCTGCTGCGGGCGCTGGAAGGGCGGCGGGAAATCTGACCGCCCCGGACGCAATGCCAGGCCCCGGCGCAAAGTCGGGGCCTTTTGCGCAGGCGGAGGCCGCCCCGCTGACGGCCTCAACACGTAGGGCGGCTTTCCATAGCCGCCAAGGCTCGCGCAAAGACACGAAGTCACAGAGGATTTTCCGTGTCTTTTTCCCTTTGTGCCTCTGTGCCTTTGTGTGAAACATGATTCTCACGCAAAAACACAAGACACGAAGGCCGCGGCAGGTGTGGAAACCTGCCCTACGCTCGTGGTGGCACAATGCCCAAACACGTAGGGCGGCTTCCCATAGCCGCCGCAGGCCAGGGGCAGGTATCAGGTGCGACGCACTTCCGAAGTGCGTCGCACCTGAATGGAAGGGCGTGTCAAGGGGCCGGGGACAGGTACGGAAACCTGCCCTGCGCCCTGCCCCGCCGATAGGCGCGCCGCGTTTGCATAAAGAAAAGCGGCTGTGCTATAATGAGTGCGGCCGCTGGGGCGTCGCCAAGCGGAAAGGCAGCGGCCTTTGGAGCCGCGATTCGAAGGTTCGAATCCTTCCGCCCCAGCCAGACTATTCCGGCTTTGCGGGCATCTGAGGTACGACTCCGCCGTTCTCTTGATGGACGAGATTTCGTTTGGCGACAACTCAAAACATTCAAGGACAGTCTCTGACACGGTGGCCCGGCCCAGGCCCACAAGGAACGTGGGGCTGCGGTTTGGGTCATCTTTGTTCTTGACGTTCGCCCGCATCGCTTCCGTCCCGTCCTCCCTTTCCGCAAATCCGCGTGAGGTGCGCACATGAGTCTATCGGTGGTGATTCTGGCCGCCGGCCTGGGGACGCGCATGAAGTCGGCCCTGCCCAAGGTGCTGCATCCCCTCGCGGGGCGGCCCATGGTGCTGTACGGCGTGGAGACCGCCCGCGCGCTGGGGGCCGAGGCCATCGTCCTTGTCGTGGGGCATGGGGCCGACCAGGTGCGCGCCGTCGTGGGCGATGGCGTGCTGTACGCGCCGCAGCCCGAGCCGCTGGGCACCGGCCACGCCGTTGCGCAGGCCGCGCCCCTGCTTCGCGGGCGCCAGGGAACCACGCTCGTGTACTACGGCGACATGCCGCTCCTGCAACCGGAAACACTCCGCCGCCTGGCCGCTACCCATGAGGATACCGGCGCGACGCTTACCCTCCTGACCCTGCTGGCCGATGACCCGATGGGGTTTGGGCGCATCCTCCGCGATGGAGACGGGCGCGTGGTGGGCATCGTGGAGGACTCGGTGGCGACGCCCGAGCAGAAGCGCATCCGCGAGTTGAATTGCGGAGTCTATTGCTTCCAAAGCGACTGGCTGTGGGACAACGTCGCAAAACTGCACAAAAGCCCCAAAGGCGAATTCTTCCTGACCGACCTGGTGGCGATGGCGGTGGCGCAGGGGCGGCGCGTGGAAGCCGTGAGCACGGACGATGCCGACCAGATGCTGGGCATCAACGACCGCACCCACCTGGCGCGCGCCGAGGCGATTGTGCGACGCCGAATCGCCCAGCGCCACATGCTCGCCGGCGTTACCTTCGTGGACCCGCTGAGCACTTACGTGGACGCCGACGTGCAGATCGCCCCCGATACGATCCTCTACCCCAATACCCACCTACAGGGCAAGACCCGCATCGGCTCCCGCTGCCACATCGGGCCGAACACCATCGTGCGCGACTCCATCATCGGCGACGACTGCAAGGTGGAGGCCTCGGTGGTGGAAGAGGCGGTGCTGGAGGACTGCGTGGACATCGGCCCGTTCGCCCACCTGCGCAAGGGCGCGCACCTGGCGCGCGGCGTGCACATGGGGAACTTCGGCGAGGTCAAGAACTCCTACTTGGGGCCTGAGACCAAGATGGGGCACTTCAGTTACCTGGGCGACGCCGAGGTGGGGGCCAACGTGAACATCGGCGCAGGGACCATCACCTGCAACTTTGACGGGGAACGCAAGCACAAGACGATTATTGAGGATGGCGCGTTCATCGGGAGCGACACCATGCTCGTCGCGCCAGTGCGCATCGGCAAGGGCGCGAAGACGGGCGCCGGCTCGGTGGTTACCCGCGATGTCCCGCCCGGCGCGGTGGCCTACGGCGTGCCCGCGCGCGTGCGCAAAACGCAGTCGGAAGCCGGCCCGCAGGACTCGGAGCGGCCCTCCGATGCGCCGGCCGGTGCTGGTGGACAGGAGTCTGGCAAGTGAGCAGTTCGGCAGTTCGGGAGTTGATTTTGCTGGCGGTGCTGATTGCCATCAACGCGTTCTTCGCCGCCTCGGAGATGGCGGTCGTTACGCTCAACAAAGTGCGGCTGCGCCACAAGGTGGAAGAGGGCAACCGAACGGCGCAGGTGGTGGAGCGCCTCGCCACCGAGTCCAGCCGCCTGCTGGCCACCATCCAGGTAGGCGTTACGCTGGTGGGGTTTCTGGCCGCGGCCACGGCTGCGACAAGCCTGTCCCGCCCCTTCGGCCAGGCGCTGGCGGCGATTCCCGTGCCCTTCGTCCAGGCCAACGCCGAGGGCATCGCAACGTTCCTCATCACGTTGGTGCTCGCTCTCATCATGCTTCTGTTCGGCGAACTCGTGCC is from Chloroflexota bacterium and encodes:
- the dnaX gene encoding DNA polymerase III subunit gamma/tau, which encodes MAQALYRKWRSQTFDEVVGQEHVVRTLTSALAQGRIAHAYLFAGPRGTGKTTMARLLAKAVNCLAEDGPKPCNRCAVCQALNEGRLIDLIEIDGASNRGIDEVRTLREQVNFSPNVARYKVYIIDEVHMLTPEAFNALLKTLEEPPAHVIFILATTEVHKLPPTIISRCQRFDFRRIPLDLITQRLRLIADTEGIHAEQAALELIARSATGSMRDAISLLDQLSAYGSDSITREQVQAMLGAVSVEPLADLVDAVIHDDLKAALGIVAQLVDQGLDPRQLTAELLDYARDLLQVKAGNPPALTAASAQAESRMRAQAEALRVDDLLRLSRLLTQASLEIKGNILPQLPLELALTEAILKPEARPAQASQAAPAPTSTTRPAAPREAPKPQPVVGPQAKREEPTMVEAAAGAPATPPAASAGVVDLDAVQWRWNDFVENLRNCNPRTQALSAQALLRSGVPMSVDGDVIVIGFPSEFHRKKISEDAPKALVEKALAEALGVPRCAIRGVVVSPQELKAAAEAARAGANRKAPTPATPDAAVREAADPLVEYAANNLGAVAKPIAPEESSSVGEETS
- a CDS encoding YbaB/EbfC family nucleoid-associated protein, which produces MGGLLQQLQRMQEEMAKIQESLKDETVTATVGGGVVTVVMNGHQELVSLTIKPEAVDPDDVEMLQDMLMAAFKSAQEQARDLAAQRLGAVTGGMSVPGLM
- the recR gene encoding recombination protein RecR; translation: MGSRVLPEPVERLIEEFSRLPGIGPKTASRLAFFLLRAPKEQAQQLAEALQQLRERITFCQVCHNISETSPCPVCADETRDHGLICVVEEPLDVVAVERTREFRGVYHVLHGVISPVDGVGPEDLKIESLLERVRQGGVREVIVATNPNMEGEATAMYLARLLAPLGVRATRLARGLPMGGDLEYADEITLLRALEGRREI
- the glmU gene encoding bifunctional UDP-N-acetylglucosamine diphosphorylase/glucosamine-1-phosphate N-acetyltransferase GlmU, whose protein sequence is MSLSVVILAAGLGTRMKSALPKVLHPLAGRPMVLYGVETARALGAEAIVLVVGHGADQVRAVVGDGVLYAPQPEPLGTGHAVAQAAPLLRGRQGTTLVYYGDMPLLQPETLRRLAATHEDTGATLTLLTLLADDPMGFGRILRDGDGRVVGIVEDSVATPEQKRIRELNCGVYCFQSDWLWDNVAKLHKSPKGEFFLTDLVAMAVAQGRRVEAVSTDDADQMLGINDRTHLARAEAIVRRRIAQRHMLAGVTFVDPLSTYVDADVQIAPDTILYPNTHLQGKTRIGSRCHIGPNTIVRDSIIGDDCKVEASVVEEAVLEDCVDIGPFAHLRKGAHLARGVHMGNFGEVKNSYLGPETKMGHFSYLGDAEVGANVNIGAGTITCNFDGERKHKTIIEDGAFIGSDTMLVAPVRIGKGAKTGAGSVVTRDVPPGAVAYGVPARVRKTQSEAGPQDSERPSDAPAGAGGQESGK